In Leucobacter insecticola, one DNA window encodes the following:
- a CDS encoding S-ribosylhomocysteine lyase, producing MSDVELAEVESFSLDHTRVLAPYVRLIGVSHGPRGDAISNYDIRLVQPNAGEIPTAGLHTIEHTIAALLRTRFEGLIDISPFGCRTGFHLIAWGEPTPLEVASAIKSSLEDLVERVTWEDVPGTDDRSCGNYRDHSLHSAKEWSKQVLAQGISLDAFDRSRIA from the coding sequence ATGAGCGACGTCGAACTTGCCGAGGTTGAGAGTTTCTCCCTGGATCACACCCGCGTGCTGGCGCCCTATGTTCGGCTGATCGGGGTCTCGCACGGGCCCCGTGGCGATGCCATCTCCAACTACGATATTCGCCTCGTGCAACCGAACGCGGGAGAGATCCCAACGGCTGGGCTGCACACGATCGAGCACACCATCGCCGCGCTCCTGCGCACCCGATTCGAGGGATTGATCGATATCTCTCCCTTCGGCTGCCGCACGGGGTTCCACCTCATCGCGTGGGGCGAACCGACGCCGCTCGAGGTCGCTTCGGCGATCAAAAGTTCACTCGAGGACCTGGTGGAACGCGTCACCTGGGAGGACGTGCCCGGCACCGACGACCGCAGCTGCGGCAACTACCGCGACCACAGCTTGCACTCTGCAAAGGAGTGGTCAAAGCAGGTTCTCGCGCAGGGTATTAGCCTCGACGCTTTCGACCGCTCCAGGATCGCGTAG